Sequence from the Strix uralensis isolate ZFMK-TIS-50842 chromosome 1, bStrUra1, whole genome shotgun sequence genome:
TCTTCAAAGTAAGTCAGAAATGAGTTATCTTGGCCCAAGTTTACACTTGCCTTCCTCCCCAAACTCATTACGCTCATTTAGTTTAAGATAAAAGTTTATCATACAAATATTGATTATAACATGAAGTATCTAGTTGAAGCTGTTTTCACAAATGGAGTTTTTTATCGGCTTTAACCACACCTACACAGAGGGCTTTGCTGGCCAGCCATTTTCATTTATCACAACAGTGATTTTTCCCAAGCATAGgtgatgttttttgttttttgtaatttttttcatctagTGAGCTGTTGAAATACTGACTTTGGTTGCTGCGTATGGCCAGACCTACCTGCTTCAAGAGtttaaacaaatgtttcaatCTGTTTCTCTAATCCTTACTTTAAGCTTATTTTAGTAAAATTATAAATGCATGTTTGGTCCTCAGAtattcatgttttgtttaaaCCCCCAGAAGTTCTAGGTGCTTTACAACAGTGAGGGGAATAAATTGTCTGCTCCTTAGAGTTACAGGCCAAATATTTTTATCAGGCAAACTTTGCCTCTACTGTAAATCCATGGCATTGGTCCTGTGTACACATAGTAATATGCTTACTTTCATTGCCCATTTTACCCCAGGGTCCAAGTCTGCAATTAGATCTGGATGGGCAGATAACCAGTACAAGTTGGTAACAGCCCCTGGCTGCAGTGAGGCACTGGGTGGAAGAGTGTTGCTAGTAGGGTATGAGATGAAAAAGGTGAAATATAGACACTGCTGATGAAGGAAGCTGTATTTAGGCCAGGCATGAGGACAGTGGTGTTGGCACATACTACATGAATTCTGCTGTACTTTTAATAGAGGCCTTGCCTTTTCCCAGTTTATTTCCTGAAGAGAAGCTTTTATTGCTGGTGTTCTCataaagaaggaaatattttttgcttgCCTAGAACAAATTGTAAAGTGATTTCAAATCATATCCTGTTTGTGTATAAAAGCCATTCCAGTAAACATCAGTGCAGCCAGCTATTTGAGCTGCATTAGTGAGTGACACATTAAATACGGGTAGAGTCCCACAAAAGTGAACAGGAATAATTCAGAGGAGGCAGTCTGGGAATTCTGCTCACGTGAGCTGGCAAACTCCTGGACTGCTGTCTGTGCCTTTCTGAAGAGCCATAAACCCGCTCTTTATTTCTCCCAGAGTCAAACCAGTCTCTcggagggaagaagaaaggcaacCAAAGCCTTTGGTTCTACCTCAGGTGGGATTTGTATGAAGAGAGGCAAATGGGGCATGTGGGAGGTGGAAAGGAATTACTACTGAAGGGGTGAACGAACCACCCGCTGTGTTGGGCTGATAAATAGAGTGGGTTGGGATGATACCTCTTACTTatggctctgcagctgctgctggataGTTAGTGACCTTAGAGAGagcatttcaaaaccagaaacaatcGATATACTCAGAATATTGGGgttgtaactatttttttttgctttctgaggaGCAGTTCAGTGACCTCAGTATGGGCATCTAGGCCACTTTAGGTTTCTTAAGGTAACCAATACATCCTGCACAGGATTAGCAGATCAGACATAGGACCTACAGAAAAGCACTGCCCTTCTGGAGAGGCATTAGAAGGCAGACAAGATAACCTAAAACATCTAAAGTAGCACTAAACACCTATGTTTAGGCTTCAAAGTGCTTCCTGCAAAGTCTTAACAATTTTTTGCATAAACTCCAGGCAAACTCTTGTGTGTCTCCTCTGACAAAGCAGTTTGAATTTGCTGAGCCATGCTGTGACTGCAGTGAGCCTTCATTAAGCTATTAAGTCATCTTCTTGTGTCTGGAAGATACTTATTGCTTGATTTCATCTCTTGGAAACGACTTTGAAGTATTGGCCAGTATTTTGCTTAAGCTTGTGATTATTGACTAGTCTTTCCTACCTGTTTCAACTGAACTTAAAACATCAAGCACAGAAGGCAGACGTTTTATGAATCATTCAGCTTGCTTAGTTAGTCCACTACCAAATGTTCCATGAAGGGGATCCCACATGCTAAGTAGTTCAATTTTCCCTCCTTACCTTGTAGTTTCCTGGTTCTTCAGAAAGTGGTCTGTTCGGGGTTGTTTTAAGCTGTATCAATTCCTTACAGGAAGCAGCTTAAGAGGAAGTgaattttttttacctctttctctttttcttgcattttttttttcctctaccatgtttttttatttgcttcagatttctgtttgcttctttcctACTTCAGATCCTCTGTACTGTTGTTACCAGTCTCATGACATAGAGTTTTTCCCTTCTGGCTGTATGACACAGAGTTAGAGTGAGCAAAATTGCCAGAAATGCCCTTTGGGCCTGTCTATAAAGCCCAAATCTTCTCACTCCTCTCAAGTGGTAAGGAGGGTCAGTCAAAACACAGAGGCCAGTTTTGCTTTTCAACTTTGCTGTAGATTATGTATGTAGTACGGTGGTCTAATTGAATATTCCCTGGTCCTGCTCCCATTTTTCTGCTCACTATGAAGACCCACCCTGGTTCACAGCTTTAATATTGTATAAGATAAAGGTTGCACTGTTGCAAATGCATCGTACCATCTGGGCTTTTCTTTAGCATATTTAATTGTGTGCAGTGAATGGAATGTTAAATATCATATGTGATTTATTATGAGATGTAAGAGGATCATGAGATTCAGGTTTTCCTTAATGTAATGTGTGAGGAACTAAAATAAAGTAGTGCAGCCATGCTTAGGTGTGGCATTTCCCAACATTTACTGCTTGACTTTGCAAAATTTGCATCTCTTCAGTGTGGGCTTTTGTATATACTCTGtacacctctcctgtgaggacaggctgagagagttggggttgttcagtctggagaagagggctccagggagaccttattctggcctttcagtgcttaaagggaccttataagaaagatggggacagactttttagtagggcttgttgcgataggatgaggggtaaactaaaagagggtagattcagactatgtataaggaggaaattttttacaatgagggtggtgaaacactggaacaggttgcgcAGAGAGGTGGTAGGTGCTCCATCCTTGGAAACGTTCTAGGTCAGGCTGgtcagggctctgagcaacctgatctaattgaagatgtccctgctcatggcagaaggggatggactagatgatctttaaaggtccctttcaacccaaactgttctgtgattctgtatgtttCACAATTCTGCTATCCTGGCAGAGAGAATTTTATCCATCTCTGCAACCCTCACctggagaaaatgaaagaagacatCCTGTACCATTTTGCTCTCGGGACCGGTACCCATGATTTCCCAGCATTGTTTGGAGATGTAAAGGTAAGAAGCTTCATTTCATTCAGCAAGCctcagcttttctgcagaaggCTGAAGTGTCTTCAAAATAAGACTAAATGTGTCAGCATACCGCCAGTTGAGGAATGAATGGAAAGGGGATAAAATTTTCTGGGTTCTTGTCACCTCCAGTACCAAGCAAAATGGAGGATAATtgtttctgactttctctttccatCCAGTAGAAAGACAAATGCTGCAGTCTTCAGCATTCAGGTAGAACTCCCTTTTGGGGAGCCTTCAAGTCAATATCTGTCTTTTACTAGTTTAAACAGGATGAAGGCACTTGAGTGCTATATAGaatttttgcataatttttcttCATGGCCTTTTAGAATGATTATGAGAAGAACCACATCAGGGAATAGCTTTGTGTTAATGGGAGGTGTTTGCATCCTTATGTTGATCTGTGCATGTTCTTTGATATACCGAATCatgcaattgatttttttgttgaatGCTGTCCACACCAGTTTGTATGTGTTGGAGGAAGTCCTTCACGGATGAAAGCTTTTATCACCTACATAGCTGAAGAACTGGGGCTTGGAAGCCCTGGTTGTGACTATCCTAACATCTGTGCGGGAACTGACCGTTACGCAATGTACAAAGTGGGACCTGTTTTGTCAGTCAGTGTAAGTACTTCACTGAATCAGATACGGGACACAGTTCAATGATGCCGTTCAAAGTAGAAAATATGAGTGCACATTTCTTTTAAACTCTTAGCAGAGTCAGGATTTTAAGATAATATCAGCCATGCTCAAAATAGTACAATCGGCATATTAAGAATTCCTTTTTAGCCCTTTCTTGTAAAAGGTCAAATCTCTGACACCTTCATTCCTTTCTTGCCTCCTTTTTCCTCAGTGTACCACTGAGGTGTTGCAAGGATGGCCTTATAAATTTTTGAGCAGACTTACTGTTGCCTCATCCCTGTTCTGTATCGtgaacaatggggaaaaaaaggtggcTCAGTGCATGTGGGGTATTGGTAAAAATGCCTGTAATGCATCCATAGCTAAGTAGCTACAGTGGCATTGTCAAATGTGCTAACATAGCTTAAGAGTAGCATTCCATGGGACTTGTGCTGCCCACTCATGCATTTTAAAACCTCATACCTTTAATTTGTAGATGCAATTACATACTTTAATTGCATAACTGTAATATCATGCTGCACCCTTTCATTTGGGTTGTAATTATCACATTATCATGCAAGTTGAGGTGGACTTATATGTGCTGAACTTTGTGACTAAACCACAGTGTCTGTGTTTTGAAGAGTTTTAGCTTAACTACTCACTAGCATTTCAGGTTGGTAAAAAAGCAGTGGggtttttctgtgtttaagaAAAGTTCTGTGATGAAGTGCATTTGTCAACTATTAGTAAAGGACGCTGCTTATGCTTCTGAggatgtaaatattttataattagtgatttttagaaatactgtacTTCATCCATAGTCCACCCAAGACAGTGGGAGTCTTTCTGTTTACCTGCAGTGGCCTTTCAGTAAGCCCACAGATAAGGGTTTTTGAGGGAGTGAGTTaaatgatatttgaaaaaaaacatcGGGAAGGAGATACTGTCTAGCTCCTTCTGTATATATTTTGCATTGCCTGTGTGAATGTCAAATatgaatttctgctttcatttcagcATGGTATGGGCATTCCTTCTATTTCAATCATGTTGCACGAGCTGATCAAACTGTTGTATCATGCCAAGTGTTCCAACATAACCATTATTCGCATTGGCACCTCTGGTGGAATAGGTATTTCCcctcttgatttctttttttcttcaaaccaaaGCATCTTTTTAGGAGAGTGAAGCATCTCTCTGCAAGTAAGTGATTGATGGTCAGAACACTTTTGCACAGGAGGTGAAGCATTTTGCTTCCATAATATTGAAAGAAAAGGCAGTATCTGCCTCTCTGGATAGAGAAAATGCACTTAGGAGATCTATCAAAGTGATGAGAAGGACATTCCTGTCCTGTATGAGATAAGAAAGAATATgtagttaaaaagtaaaaatttaattctttcaaaaattatttgtaataataAACTGAAGCAGCTAGGTATGCACAAACAAAATTCTCTTGGTGAATTCAGGGGAAAAATTGATGCCTTTAAAAGCAGCGGGATTTGGTCAAGATGTATGTTTTATGTGTGTGGAAACAAAGCATTAATCACATTTTTCACATTGtgaaaaaatatgtcttttttttttttttttacctgcaggTCTGGAGCCAGGCTCAGTGGTTATAACTAGGCAGTCTGTAGATGCCACATTCAAACCTCAGTTTGAACAGGTTATTCTGGGAAAGACTGTAATTCGTAGTACAAACCTAGATGAACAGCTCGCTAAGGAACTGATGCAGTGCAGTAAAGAAATCAATCAGTTCAATACAGTCATTGGAAACACTATGTGCACTTTGGATTTCTATGAAGGTAAGGCTGGCAACAGACTAACAGAAGTGTATTGGTAAGCTGCAACAGATAAATATTGAATAATAATTTAACATTAAGGTTCCAGTTCACTGAACAGAATGCATTCCCTACTTTGAGTATTTTTCATATATGTAAAATCAAGCATTGTGCTTAGCAGTTGGCTACACTGAACTTTTAATTTTGTGGGGGTTTATCTCCCCCCAGCTCTAATAGATCCTCTGAAATACATACAGTCTACTATACACTTTTCATGAACTTGTCAGTTAGGTATGTTTATCACAAAATTTCTGTGATTTACTGAGGCATCCTAAAGGATTAGAGGAATGAGAATTATTTATGGCTGGTTTGGTTAtttgtgttgttggttttttttttccccccactggtTAAGTATTTAAAGTAAATATGTTCTAAAAGAAGTGTTGGAACTTGTTTCCGATGCACATTTTGAGCAAAGCAGTGATCAGACAACTAAAGACAATACCTTGCTGAGTTGTGTCAATGCTGCTATGTAGGAGAGGCAAACCTCCAAGGCTTACTTTGGATAAATGTATAGACATTCAGGTGCTTTTCTGATCTCCCAAGTCTATTGACAAACATCTTTCAAATCTTGTGAGAACAGAGTGTAGGTGGCACCTGATACTGCTTTCTGTAGTTGTTACTGAATAGGTGACAAGGGGTGCAATACTGAGGGGAATACATGGTCTTCATAATAGTGCTCAAGCTTGGTCAGAAGCAGACACTGTCAGTTTGTGTAACTCTTCAGACACCAATCACAGGTGCAAGCTACACTAAAAAAACAGTGTCAGGAATGTTTTCAACTCATACAGCAAAAACTGAGAACAGGGTCAAGGGCATTGATTTAGGAgtacatctgaaaacaaaaaaatactgagtaaaacactgtaatttactttaaaaaactttACCATATGTAACGTGCTGCTGTTTTATCTGTAGGTGTTAGTCTTGAATAATTTGAATAAACTAATTTTCTCAAAAAATTGTAATAGTATTACCTAGTTAGCTTAAGAGACTCTTCATCTTTTACCTTAGAGAGTCTGTAAGTAATAAAATGTTCATCCTTTTAGGGTTGCATCAGGAAGGCATTTTCGAGCCTGGCAGTTTTTCTAGACAATGATTAAACATAGAAAAAATACAGCACTTCCATGCAGCTTAAAGTTTGTTGCTGAATTTGACACATGCCCCACATGTGGGAAACTACTACTTACATTTTCCCATTTATGAATTTGAGAATTTAAGCTGGAGAAGACTAATAAAATCACTGTGATTcacattataaaaaataaaagtaatatgtAGAAGCTCTGCAGTAGCTAAGAATCACTTTGTCCTATTTGTCTTGCGCATGAAAATAAAGAGTAGTAGTAAAACTGGACACTGTATAGGGGAAACTGCAGTAATTGGGTGTGTTAGAAACTGAATTTGTTCTGTGACTTTATCACTGAATTTCTGCAAAATTACTTTGTAGGACAGGGCAGGTTGGATGGTGCAATCTGCTTATATAATGAAGAAGAGAAACTGCAATATTTGAAGGAAGCTTATGATTCTGGTGTCAGAAACATAGAGATGGAGTCTTCTGTATTTGCTGCAATGTGTAATCTCAGCGGTGTCAAAGGTAAGTGAATTTAAAATCACTTTATTCAAGCTGTAGGAAGTTTTCTGCATTGCAGGAGATTTGTGGTTAAAAACTGCAAATGAGGTGTTAACATACTGtaagtttttttaatatgcagaagATTATGGTTCTGTTGCTATGATTGTTTGATTTGTGTCACATGTATTCAAAATTTATGCAGACTTTGTCACATGGTTCTTTCACAGTTTAGTCCTGTTGTTTGCTATTTCAGCCTGTGGCAAGCACATAAATCATTAAAGCAATGAATTACCTTATGgcattaatttgttttcttcagttagtTTTTGAAGTTTATAGGAAGCAAGTGGTTAATTTAAGCAATCAGGTGATTCTCACATACATCTAAAACTATAATCACTTTCTATACTTTCATATCAAATTGAAAATATAAGTACTCTGTGTAGATTTACGTATTTAATTCTTAAACAGCTGAAGATTTTTAGTAGCATCATGAATAAACCATTCCTAATCATAaaatgagtttttaatttttttacacaaACCAACTAATTTTCAGTAAAGATTAGGCAAAAAATAAAAGCGATTACAAATAATGTAATACAGTGTCTTTCTACTTAACATGTTACCTATAGTCTCTCACTTTCCTTGGCAAGGAATTTGCTGATTTAAAACACAACTCAAGGAGGAcgaaatgaagaaaaataagctaAAAGGCCAACAGTTACATCAAACATCCTCAATTCTTCCTGACTTGAGAGAGATTAAAAACCCAACCCATGATATCAGTGAGCCGTTAGGGAGCCTTGTCCTTTTTGTTGTCTCTACTTTGTACATCTGTAATGTGCATTACTGCTTGTGTTCTGCAAATTGGCACTAGCAGAAACCCCAGATACAGAAGAGTGATGGTAGGGCTCAGCTTGAGTGAAAGAAGGGATTTTACCTGTGGGGCTCTGATTACCAAAAGGCAGCAGATGAGTTTGAGATGAGCTGTGAGGTCCTCATGTACTTGGCAGTGCTCCCCATCCATGAAACTCGAGGTGGCTCAGCTGGTTCCAGAGGGATGGCATCTACAGCACAGGGGTTTGTGTTGGAGATAAGGTGTAGATAGTGGAGGGCTGTAACTACCCCTGCTAGAACAGTGTGTCTGACAGTTCCTGAGTACTTGTGAAATGTAATTCCTATCTAGAAAAACATAAGAATCATGATATAACAACAAGTATCTGCAGCTACCTGAGAGCTCTTGCTTTATTAATGTAGTGATCAGTTGTCTTAAACTATTTGTAACTTTATGTCATCCACAGCATGCTAGTCCCCTAGCATCGTATGGTACTATGCAccatttttttgtggttgttttctctcatttttctaaTCTTCTAGCTGTTCCTTCAAATGTTTGTGCTTTTGGACTGTAGAAGTGCCAGAATGTCATTCCTAACTAATTCTGTCTTTTAATTTCTAGCTGCCGTAGTGTGTGTCACTCTTCTGAATCGGCTTGAAGGGGATCAGATTAGTAGCTCACATGATGTACTTGTGGAGTATCAGCAGAGACCGCAGAAGTTAGTGggatatttcattaaaaaaagtcttgGGAAAGTATGAAATGGTCCATCTTTGTTTTATAGAAGCAGAAGGCTTCTGCACAGCTGAAATCATGGTCACGACTTCTGTGTGTTAAAAGATCTTTTGCCTTAGAATACCTTACTGCATTCCGTGTGTCTGCGGAAGTTAATCATTTATGTCACTGTGCTTTGGAAACTGAATGTGCTGAATGGACTTCAGTTAAGTTTTGCTTAGTTATGCGTTGCTGGATAAAAGACTCACTTTTCTGTGAATTGGAAAGTGGATCTGTTGTGAAGGACAAGCCTGCTGTAAAACACGAAAAAGCTTTATTTATCCATGCTATAAAAGAAaaactaggaagaaaatcaaTCTTTGTTGCCAAGTACTTGCAAACCaccaaattaaaattaatttaagaatgaTAATCCCTTTCTCgttataaaaaattatattaattatagTTGTCTGTTGCTTCACTTGTAAAGAAAACTTAAAGtgaatgcagtttattttttgtAAACTTTGACGAATAAACAATACagttttcatatattaaaatctCACGAAACTGCAAAGTGTGGGACTGAATTTTCTAAGCATTAAGGACTTGACACTGAGCTGTTGAATATCTGTACTTACTAGATACTGATCCAGCAAGGTCATTTATATCCCATTTTAACTATACAATCGAACCAATACCCAGGAAGCATTTATACGTTAAGTAATTTTGCATTGAAGAACTTGAAATCTTTTGCTGAATCAAGGCTCTTGTTTACTGAAGAGGAACCAAAGGCATTCAGGAGATGCACAGCATGTTCACAGGACTGCATTATGGTAgttagtctttttttcctctgtttctttttaaagtgttttttgtGTCCGTGTCTTCAGGACATAACACTCACTGTTGCAATGGTTCCCGGttctgaagaactgcagaataCCTATTGACTGTACATGCcatcaaaaccatttctgcaatttttttccactaccttgggttttttttctatcctaCTCACCGCTGCTTTGCTGCTGTGGTTAGAATATAAATATGTGGTCAGCTAAAGAAAAATgcgtttatttgttttttttcgtACCGCAGTGGAGGGTCCAGTCCTAGCAGGAGTCACAGGTCAAAAGGCTCTGAATAAACTCTCAGAACAGCTGTCTCTGATCCAACTAGTGAGATTTTCTTTTCGAGTATTGTAGTCTGCAACACTCTGTTAACAAGCATAAGAGTTAGATCGAAGAGGGAGTGATGTAGTAGTAGGCACATTCACCAAGAAGTGGCAGAAACCGGAAACAATGtgatgaaaacattaaaaaaggaagGGGTGACGCTTGTGAACAGGAAACTGCCAGTGAGGATTAGTCTCCTTAAATCTGATGAATTTTCAACTGGAGAACagataaaaagttaaaaatattagatttttttacatttaataatttaGTCTTCCTataattttaaaaccacattttcttgTTTATGCTCAGGATATACAGTGAATGTAAGTTTTCAGAGAAAGCCTTTTTGTCCCTAAGCTTAAGGGAAGGAGTCAGGGGAGAATGACTCCCCATTTAGTTTGaactgtttctctccttttaaaaaaaaaaaaaaaaatccgtgcTTAACTATGCCTAGTGCTTGCCTGGCCATTGCACAAAGCCCTGTGAGATCCCTTGGGAAACATGCAACAAAGCACATCCTTGCTCTGCAACCTCCTGTTCCCAGAACAGTAGCAAGGAGATAAAAACGAGATCACTTAAGAAGCAACATGCTGCACTCTAGGCTGAAGAGAAGCTATGCCAGATTGACCAGTATGGGTTTGGAGGAGACGGTTTGCTGCTGTAAAATACTTATTATGAATTAcctaaagaggagaaaaaatacttttatcgggaaaacaaagaaacaccTAATGTGGCTCTGTGAAGCTTTGGGGAAGCGTATTATTGCAGTTGTCCTGAGGTATGAATCTGAAATGGTGTGatttgtattttgaaaggaaGGATAGCAAGAATCTGGAAaccagttaaaaagaaaaagttcttaaATTGTTTAACAGTGTGAACTGACAGCTGAAACTGCAAAGGTTTTGTATTTACAGTCATATAAAGGTAGGCACTTCTGTTTTGATAACTAATATGAAAACTCTTATGTGCTGTATGCTGAAATATAGCTAGCATTGTAGCCTGCCTCAGTTGGAGCTAAGGTTCAAGCATTCATGAGTGATGCAACGATTCTATTAAATTGATACACAAGGCCCTAGCAGAAACCCCTGGAAGACTTCAGCTATTCACTTTTTGCCAGTATgtctcttctccttcccactgtTCCTAGGACATTGTACTTTTCTttctactaaaatatttttcttctgtgcttcctAACAGATGAAGTAAAGGGATATATGACAAAATTAGAATTCACAGGAGACCAAATATCCTTGTTTCTACTGGTCACAATCCTGTAATGCTGTATTCCTAATGCAAGAGGGCGCTCTATAGACACATCTAACGTgcaataaaatacttttcttagCTTCCGAGGAAACTTGCCAGAATGTTACCCTGATAAGAACAATTGTATTTTCCCTTGTGACTGCAACTGGACAGAGAGATAAAGAAATGAGTCAGCTGTGTGCATCCGGCAGTGAAGTTACCCTACCCTTCCTGTAGGTTTTACAAAGATATCcataaaaatttctaaaatacTTAACACACTTTTTTATATTCAATCAATTCTTTAATATTAGCCATTCACATTCTTTCTGTAGAACATGAATTAGGATTTGGAGTggtgatatttttaaaagcatatgtgATATTACATACGTGTTTTATATTATATAGTGCAGTGTCTCCTGGTAGATCTACAAATCCTGCAAATGCCAGAAGATCAATTTCAGAGCAAAGGCCTGCTTTTGTTCTCTATGCCATCCTCAATGTAGCAATACATTACAGAATCAGTTTACTCCAGAGATCAGAAGGGATAAAAGCAAAGAAGGAATGTAGAAGATACAAACAGGGTGGAAGTGTGAAGGGAGAAAACAATTCTACCAATGGTTTGTTCTGTGAGTCATGGTGTTATTCTGGCCTGTTCCTAcctttttgttaaagaaatggTTGAGACCATAATGAAGATAGGCTAGAATGTTTCACGTTTGCAGGAGACTAAGAATGTGCGGTAACTTGATTAGTGACTTGAAGGAGTAGGTTTTTATTTTTGGCATCTTGATATACTTCAGAGGACTTTAATGGAAGGTATGAGAAATCCTGAGAAGGAACATTTTGTAATGACCTATTGCCAGAAGTGCTTAGAGTATAAATGTTTTTATCTGTCCTTCAAAAGCCAAgcaaaataattcaatattttcagtatttcttgaaaatatacacatataatatgcaatatcttttttaaacattcatcGTAAGTCTTTGCAAAGCATTTTCAGTGCATTATGTAACAGAACTGGATTTCCTTCTCAAGTCTGGATCTCAATATATtcctaaataaaatgtttatacagTTGAATCGGAgatgtgtttcatttctgttgaCAAGATAGGTCAAAGAAACTAAAGTGTGAATGGTTTTAGATTTGCCCATCAGCAGTCAGTTATGTTCTAAATGCAGCACTAAGTACTGTGAGGAATAAACAGAGCTATTGGGGATCGGATCTGCCTGCAACACCGGAATACTAAAAAGCACAGTGGTGTGATTTGATGGCATTATTACAGTTGCTACAAGATGTTGAGGTTTGCTTTCCCTGAAAGTTTCTCAGTTTTTAAGTTGGAGTGACTTAATACGTGctttctctttctaaaataattaCCATTTAATATTATACTCCAGAGTATAAATTAAATTACAGTTAAAGAAGTCTTCTGCCTGAAGAGAAAGGGGGTCACTAAATAGAGCAACATTAAGTCTAAACTATGGTACGATAATAGAAGAAAGAGTAATGCTGACAGGGGCAATGCTTTTGCTCTTGCTACGaacaaaatgcagcagcagaTAAAGACAGAGCCCATTTTACACGACACAGAAACCCGATTCCAGATGCTTCTTCTTAGTGCTGAGGTTGTAACTGTGAGAAAATTTTCAATTTACTATCAGTCTGTCATATTACAAGAATAAAATTCCTAGAGCTGTCCAGAAGCTCAAAAAAACCACTGACCTCCTTGTGAGATTGggcctgttttgtttgtttaatgtgtAGCTCCATTTTAATCAACCCTGTTATTTGACCTTGCCCATAACTACCATTTTTCATCATATCCTAACTTTGCACACAGGAAGTGTCTCCCAGGAAAGATGCTTCTAATTGACGTCATCCTGCAGCCGCTTTGTCTGCAAAACAGGTCTGTGCCATGTAAATATTTACGAGTAGTACTCCTAATAATG
This genomic interval carries:
- the UPP1 gene encoding uridine phosphorylase 1, which produces MAPGVSNEKKTDDEQSSKENFIHLCNPHLEKMKEDILYHFALGTGTHDFPALFGDVKFVCVGGSPSRMKAFITYIAEELGLGSPGCDYPNICAGTDRYAMYKVGPVLSVSHGMGIPSISIMLHELIKLLYHAKCSNITIIRIGTSGGIGLEPGSVVITRQSVDATFKPQFEQVILGKTVIRSTNLDEQLAKELMQCSKEINQFNTVIGNTMCTLDFYEGQGRLDGAICLYNEEEKLQYLKEAYDSGVRNIEMESSVFAAMCNLSGVKAAVVCVTLLNRLEGDQISSSHDVLVEYQQRPQKLVGYFIKKSLGKV